Proteins found in one Kluyveromyces marxianus DMKU3-1042 DNA, complete genome, chromosome 2 genomic segment:
- the GAL11 gene encoding Gal11p yields MDDWRSSISAQERTQFVTELAQILADMSRINGGEKANFNLEKLKKSAEQFESSLYASCNSKELYLDAMRKRIAAMDSAKRKSIEAQRQKLAQAAQAAQRQQQQQQQQQLQKQQGNNGIPANINAQMFLNQQAQARQQAQRQIRSSLTGQQMQQLQQQQQQQQQQQQQQQQSPNMMRPQLTLQQQQQLANELKVTEIPRELLQKIPNLPAGITTWPQITDWAQKNRPSQNDLIITKKVYQLHQQLLIKSKLQQSNVNRMNTSAQQVMGMQQMPTNQRMAMNQQMQPQPQPQSQPQPQPQPQPQPQPQLQQPQPHHQEAPAVLNRLNQVFTQAEQKMLYEAGKKMIENLQRSGKLPPNLDNQQQLLYIKKYMNQMVLKKMQQLGIPIPMPGSAQRQTHQPQPQPQSQPQPQQRQPQQQPQLQQPQPQLQQPSIQQQPNQQVPQAQQAQARRQAMAMKSNPVGGVMNLQSQQAQQAQQAQQSPQMTQQPMMQQAQQQAQQQQQAQQSQPPKISIPRPTEQDMLALKKLNAEVTKNPVKLNDITNRLTNEQKQQIRSKLHANQQLFSSVESFIPTLYMLTRNEEHIRQLLQIRMLTREIMEKAVRGIFLVEPNVVDKVIFRYQKYYEYTKEQLLRRQQQLMAMRQMQNNNPNLTANELMKQQQMLQARKQSMGVQQQQQQQQQQQQQQQALKQNQLNIQQQQQQKMAGTGNNPNVGIVLDSSMNAASRSGTNMEFLNSPEFNAISPAVPSPNKDKKTPASRAVKGKKNLQPGIPTSNPQSNSNPSVVNSRTTTPSMVPGSSPMVNNKSLAPGQLSTPSPKTVVTSPIRQDNPYKNDELVLKKMAIRKAELMSRYKHRKEVFASSAIDLFLSTFADCLDIKDDAVDLVQKSPQPIIDQINGTGKKKLSKAAQKAREQDPVEISVKNNKLLMPSKSEKALRSFKIPISDITACFKPFVDPKHLILTSTPNPDDRKRKLDDLEISPTDSSSELMSESKKVKFDSPDDMFLNDPSSVHDIKPLVSSDLGVNSNNLKNAVPSMTSQNPTTNGSTDSSTNIWDWNYWENL; encoded by the coding sequence ATGGATGACTGGAGAAGCAGTATTTCAGCTCAGGAGCGAACACAGTTCGTTACTGAGCTAGCGCAGATTCTAGCTGATATGAGCCGAATCAACGGTGGAGAGAAGGCGAACTTCAATTTagagaagttgaagaagagtgcGGAACAGTTTGAGTCCAGCCTGTATGCGAGCTGCAACTCGAAGGAGTTGTACTTGGATGCTATGAGAAAACGGATTGCGGCGATGGATTCCGCGAAGAGGAAGTCGATAGAGGCGCAGAGACAGAAACTCGCGCAGGCAGCGCAGGCAGCTCAGAgacagcaacagcagcagcaacagcagcagcttcaaAAGCAGCAGGGGAACAATGGAATTCCTGCGAATATCAACGCGCAGATGTTCTTGAACCAGCAGGCTCAGGCTAGGCAGCAGGCGCAGAGACAGATCAGAAGCTCGCTCACTGGCCAGCAGATGCAACAGTtgcagcaacaacagcaacaacaacagcagcagcaacagcaacagcaacagtcTCCAAATATGATGAGACCACAGCTCACgttgcagcagcaacagcagcttGCTAATGAGTTGAAAGTAACAGAGATCCCCAGAGAATTGCTTCAGAAAATACCCAATTTGCCAGCAGGGATCACCACTTGGCCTCAGATCACCGATTGGGCGCAGAAAAATAGACCCTCTCAAAATGATTTGATTATCACCAAGAAAGTGTATCAATTACATCAACAGCTCTTGATCAAGTCGaaacttcaacaatctAATGTCAATAGAATGAACACTTCGGCACAACAAGTCATGGGGATGCAACAGATGCCTACCAACCAGAGGATGGCTATGAATCAGCAAATgcaaccacaaccacaaccacaatCTCAACCTCAACCGCAACCTCAGCCGCAACCTCAACCTCAACCCCAACTTCAACAGCCACAACCACACCATCAAGAGGCACCCGCAGTGTTGAATAGGCTCAACCAGGTTTTCACTCAAGCAGAGCAGAAGATGCTCTACGAAGCTGGTAAGAAAATGATCGAAAACTTACAGAGATCTGGGAAATTACCTCCAAACCTTGATAACCAACAGCAGTTGTTGTACATCAAGAAGTACATGAATCAGAtggtgttgaagaaaatgcagCAATTAGGTATTCCAATCCCAATGCCAGGGTCTGCTCAACGACAAACCCACcaaccacaaccacaaccacaatCTCAACCTCAACCTCAACAGAGACAACCACAACAGCAACCACAGTTGCAGCAGCCTCAACCTCAACTACAACAACCATCCATTCAGCAACAACCAAATCAACAGGTGCCTCAGGCTCAACAGGCTCAAGCCAGAAGACAAGCTATGGCCATGAAATCCAACCCTGTTGGTGGTGTAATGAACTTGCAGTCTCAACAGGCCCAACAGGCCCAACAGGCCCAACAGTCTCCTCAAATGACCCAGCAGCCAATGATGCAGCAGGCGCAACAACAGGctcaacagcaacaacaggcGCAACAATCTCAACCTCCAAAGATTTCTATCCCAAGACCTACAGAACAAGATATGTTggctttgaagaaattgaatgCTGAAGTAACCAAAAACCCTGTAAAACTTAATGATATTACCAACAGGTTAACtaatgaacaaaaacaacagaTCAGATCCAAACTTCATGCTAACCAACAGCTCTTTAGTAGTGTCGAAAGCTTTATCCCTACTCTATACATGTTGACTAGAAACGAAGAACACATTAGACAATTGCTACAAATCAGAATGCTTACCAGAGAAATTATGGAGAAGGCTGTCAGAGGTATATTCCTTGTTGAACCAAACGTTGTTGATAAGGTTATCTTCAGGTATCAAAAGTACTATGAATATACCAAGGAACAATTGCTAAGAAGACAACAGCAGTTGATGGCTATGCGTCAAATGCAAAACAATAACCCTAATTTAACGGCAAATGAACTAatgaagcagcagcaaatgTTGCaagcaagaaaacaaagcaTGGGTGtacaacagcaacagcaacagcaacaacaacagcaacaacaacaacaggcCCTCAAGCAAAACCAGCTCAatatacaacaacaacagcaacagaaGATGGCTGGTACAGGCAACAATCCTAATGTGGGTATTGTTCTCGATTCATCTATGAATGCTGCCAGTAGGTCAGGAACCAATAtggagtttttgaattcacCTGAGTTTAATGCTATTTCTCCAGCTGTTCCTTCTCCAAACAAGGACAAAAAGACACCTGCTTCAAGAGCAGtcaaaggaaagaaaaacttaCAACCGGGTATTCCAACTTCCAATCCTCAATCGAACAGCAATCCTAGTGTTGTTAATTCAAGGACAACTACACCTTCTATGGTCCCTGGTTCTTCCCCTATGGTAAACAACAAGAGTTTGGCCCCAGGCCAACTAAGTACACCTTCTCCAAAGACTGTAGTTACTTCACCAATAAGACAGGATAACCCATACAAGAATGACGAACTcgttttgaagaagatggcCATTAGAAAGGCTGAACTGATGTCTCGTTATAAACATCGTAAAGAGGTATTCGCTTCTTCTGCAATTGACTTGTTCTTGTCTACCTTCGCAGACTGCTTAGACATTAAGGACGACGCCGTTGATTTAGTTCAAAAGTCACCACAACCTATAATTGACCAGATAAACGGTACAggtaaaaagaaattgtCAAAGGCTGCCCAGAAAGCTAGAGAACAAGACCCAGTTGAAATATCTGTTAAGAATAACAAGCTACTAATGCCAAGTAAAAGCGAGAAAGCTTTGCGCTCGTTCAAAATACCGATCTCTGATATTACAGCATGCTTTAAGCCGTTTGTGGACCCTAAGCATCTCATATTGACTTCAACACCTAATCCAGATgatagaaagagaaaattaGATGACCTAGAGATAAGCCCTACAGATTCTTCTAGCGAATTGATGTCCGAGTcaaaaaaggtaaaattTGATTCACCAGATGACATGTTTCTAAACGATCCGTCATCTGTTCACGACATCAAGCCCTTAGTATCATCAGATTTGGGAGTTAACTCTAACAATCTGAAAAATGCAGTACCGTCTATGACTTCACAAAATCCTACGACCAACGGATCCACAGACTCAAGCACAAATATCTGGGATTGGAACTATTGGGAGAATCTTTGA
- the GSH2 gene encoding glutathione synthase codes for MSSLKGYPKFPDVTKEKLERELLPEVFQWAISNGLTIYPPDFKISEAQVAPITLFPTPLPRKAFEDAIDVQKSFNSLYAKISQNHNGWLEEESEKLAKSDPEFTGKLWEIYKRAKEHGISQDLALGVFRSDYLINDNDNQIKQVEFNTVSVSFAGLSTKVGQLHQYLNDSGRYSADGESFFNEEIPVSPSAELLAEGLTKAIQHFKPAASDKKPIVAFIVQEGERNVFDQSVLAFNLLSKHGIQSCRLTMQEIHLKTTLDKSTKRLYLNSTGKEIGLVYFRSGYAPNDFVTQQDWENRFTLEISYAIKAPNLLTQLSGTKKIQQLLTNKNILTKFLPDANSADALLQTFVRIYPLDSSELGEMGKKLAFTNPENFVLKPQREGGGNNIYKEDIPTFLKSIDEKDWPAYILMELINPRPTEENIVIRGEQTFQVPILSELGVFGTILFDNKTVHSNDYAGWLLRSKFSASNEGGVAAGFGCVDSVVLY; via the coding sequence ATGTCCTCACTAAAAGGGTACCCCAAATTTCCTGACGTAACCAAGGAGAAAttagaaagagaattgCTACCAGAGGTTTTTCAATGGGCCATCTCTAACGGATTAACAATATATCCCCCAGACTTCAAAATATCTGAAGCTCAAGTTGCACCCATTACGTTGTTTCCAACGCCTTTGCCAAGGAAAGCCTTCGAAGACGCAATTGATGTTCAGAAGTCTTTCAATTCTCTATATGCAAAGATCTCTCAAAATCACAATGGTTGgctagaagaagaaagtgaaaagtTGGCAAAGTCAGATCCTGAATTCACTGGTAAGCTTTGGGAGATATATAAAAGAGCCAAAGAGCACGGTATATCTCAGGATTTGGCTTTGGGAGTTTTTCGTTCCGACTATCTAATCAACGACAATGACAATCAGATCAAACAAGTAGAGTTTAATACTGTTTCTGTATCCTTTGCAGGCCTCTCTACGAAAGTAGGTCAATTACATCAATACTTGAATGATAGTGGTAGGTATTCAGCTGATGGAGAATCGTTctttaatgaagaaatccCGGTTTCTCCTTCCGCCGAGTTGTTGGCTGAAGGGCTAACAAAGGCCATCCAACACTTTAAACCTGCTGCGTCCGATAAAAAGCCAATTGTTGCATTTATAGTCCAAGAAGGTGAAAGAAATGTGTTCGATCAAAGTGTATTGGCGTTCAATTTATTGTCGAAACATGGTATACAGTCCTGTCGATTGACAATGCAAGAAATTCATCTAAAGACAACCTTAGATAAGAGTACAAAAAGATTGTACTTAAACTCTACTGGTAAGGAAATTGGTTTAGTGTACTTCAGATCAGGTTATGCTCCAAATGATTTTGTCACGCAGCAAGATTGGGAGAATAGATTCACACTAGAGATTTCGTATGCTATTAAGGCCCCAAACTTGTTAACCCAATTGTCAGGAACGAAAAAGATTCAACAGTTACTCACAAACAAGAATATTCTGACAAAGTTTTTACCAGATGCAAACTCTGCTGATGCTTTATTACAAACCTTTGTTCGCATATATCCGTTGGATTCTAGTGAACTCGGGGAAATGGGTAAGAAGCTTGCCTTTACTAACCCTGAAAACTTTGTGCTAAAACCTCAGAGAGAAGGTGGTGGTAATAATATCTATAAGGAAGATATTCCAACCTTCCTCAAAtcaattgatgaaaaagattGGCCTGCCTATATCCTTATGGAGCTAATAAATCCTCGTCCAACGGAGGAAAATATTGTTATCAGAGGTGAACAGACTTTCCAAGTTCCTATATTGAGTGAGTTAGGCGTTTTCGGtacaattctttttgataataaGACAGTACACTCGAATGATTACGCTGGGTGGTTACTCAGATCAAAATTTAGCGCTTCTAATGAAGGGGGAGTAGCTGCAGGGTTTGGTTGCGTAGATAGCGTAGTTTTGTATTAA
- the RRT8 gene encoding Rrt8p — translation MLLLIPPFLVIAVFQVNTWTVFIMRHLLLKNQTYLARKIDETYKIEILNSIKLISKDDENEFDLFGFSGKLIQLLMMLTTSFFPLVPQLLMIPSISWQYLNAIYLPKELPDDRFWKNKSSFLSFGLMAACLEAIPFVSGLTFTTNYLGGTMMAVDMDELHFA, via the coding sequence ATGCTACTTTTAATACCTCCTTTCCTCGTTATTGCTGTTTTTCAAGTAAACACTTGGACGGTTTTCATTATGAGGCATCTTCTATTGAAGAACCAAACATATTTGGCAAGAAAAATTGACGAAACTTATAAGATCGAGATCCTAAATTCCATAAAGCTTATTTCTaaggatgatgaaaatgagtttgatctttttggattttcAGGTAAACTAATTCAACTGTTAATGATGTtaacaacttcttttttccctcttgTACCCCAACTTCTAATGATACCATCCATTTCATGGCAATATCTGAACGCCATATATCTTCCTAAAGAGCTACCAGATGAcagattttggaaaaataaGTCATCTTTCCTAAGTTTTGGACTCATGGCTGCTTGTCTAGAGGCTATTCCATTTGTTTCAGGTTTGACATTCACCACTAATTACTTGGGGGGCACAATGATGGCAGTTGATATGGATGAACTCCATTTTGCATGA
- the FUN30 gene encoding DNA-dependent ATPase FUN30, translating to MDHRVPKSPQNKMDEVQVPSSSPILNSNQESSPLRPDSTTDNKTTEQHLPINATTSLLRDRFTYQPTSKAKQIFSQNDQSHEQALKTLILEYKDLSPTLINAIFKQNSLSLAASRRRLDHIVASRSGGSWRFPSKSNASSSNSNPVNSASGSPVDSSRSRLTSLSRNSLQNVATRNIPLNLTSRTPTSKITIEKQKSSIFDRYSHVMKKSQPTEMRPLVDRNSVSSKKGKLVRGDAIKKQKIKLSDDEEDEVTDGSNAGSDLDSEPDYQETTPESSFVQVLKFLNEADPRDLADLGEISIEKANLVIKERPFESLEEFQQLDFQNKSVSPPGGKTRKTQQRKDGIKILDKIEQSIKGYNAIESLIRKCSRYGDIIADQMKDWGVSFDPSKDAELDILDVDVDSTDENPKRNTSELDIVSISSVSSSQNDANGSSKRKRHEEDDISDVDYDESDDDFDLNPSSRSRHHKPSITKLKSTRVPFIRQKPKFLSQEVELKDYQQTGINWLHLLYQNNLSCILADEMGLGKTCQVISFLAYLKQINQEGPHLVVVPSSTLENWLREFNKFCPHLKIEPYYGSQQERAELRDILEENEGQYDVIVTTYNLAAGSKYDVSFLRNRNFNVVVYDEGHMLKNSMSERFNKLMKINAQFRLLLTGTPLQNNLKELMSLLEFIMPNLFVSKKDDLATVFKQKTKTSDADKGYNPLLAEQAIERAKTMMKPFILRRKKDQVLKHLPRKHNHIMYCEMRDAQNAIYQQEIKQVMEHRRKIREGVKMDKASYNVSKNLIMALRKASIHPLLFRHIYNDDKISKMSKAIISEPEYYENGNIEYIREDMSYMTDFELHKLCCKFPSLNKFKLQSEEWMNSGKVDKLKSVLHDIVDKKHEKALVFSLFTQVLDILEFVLSTLNIKFLRLDGQTQVNDRQSLIDRFYQDDSIPVFLLSTKAGGFGINLVCANNVIIFDQSFNPHDDKQAADRAHRVGQTKEVHVTTLISKGTVEEKILHLAKNKLALDSHISQEDKKSEDDLENKVTDLLEDIIFDENK from the coding sequence ATGGATCATCGCGTACCGAAAAGTCCTCAAAACAAGATGGATGAGGTACAAGTACCTAGTTCATCACCTATATTAAATTCCAATCAAGAATCATCGCCTTTAAGACCAGATTCCACTACGgataataaaacaacagAACAACATCTTCCAATTAATGCAACAACATCCTTACTAAGAGATCGATTTACGTATCAACCTACGTCAAAAGCTAAGCAGATATTCTCTCAGAACGATCAATCACACGAGCaagctttgaaaacttTGATTTTGGAGTATAAAGATTTATCACCAACTCTTATCAATGCAATTTTCAAGCAGAATTCACTTTCGCTTGCTGCATCTAGGAGAAGGTTAGATCATATTGTAGCATCCCGTTCGGGGGGATCTTGGAGGTTTCCATCTAAAAGCAAtgcttcatcttcaaattcaaatcctGTAAACAGTGCTTCTGGATCACCTGTTGACTCATCTCGCTCTCGGTTAACGTCTTTGAGTAGAAATAGTTTACAAAATGTTGCTACAAGGAATATTCCATTAAACCTGACATCTCGCACTCCAACATCGAAGATCACAATTGAAAAGCAAAAATCCAGTATATTCGATCGTTATTCTCATGTTATGAAAAAGTCACAACCAACTGAAATGAGGCCGTTGGTTGATAGAAATTCTGTCAGTTCAAAGAAAGGGAAATTGGTAAGAGGTGATGCAataaagaagcaaaaaatcaaactcagtgatgatgaagaagatgaagtaACCGATGGGTCTAATGCTGGTAGTGATTTAGATAGTGAACCTGATTACCAAGAAACTACGCCAGAAAGTAGCTTTGTTCAAGTGTTGAAGTTTTTAAATGAAGCTGACCCTAGAGATTTGGCAGATCTTGGTGAAATATCTATTGAAAAAGCAAACTTGGttataaaagaaagacCTTTTGAAAGTTTGGAAGAATTCCAACAATTAGACTTCCAGAACAAGTCAGTATCGCCACCAGGAGGTAAAACGagaaaaacacaacaaagaaaagacgGTATCAAGATTTTAGACAAAATTGAACAATCAATTAAAGGCTATAACGCAATTGAATCTTTGATTCGCAAATGTTCCAGATATGGTGATATAATAGCAGACCAAATGAAGGACTGGGGTGTAAGTTTTGACCCATCGAAAGATGCAGAATTGGATATATTGGATGTCGATGTCGACTCAACCGATGAAAATCCTAAAAGAAATACCAGTGAACTTGATATTGTTTCTATTAGCTCTGTTTCATCATCTCAAAATGACGCAAATGGGTCTTCTAAACGCAAAAGacatgaagaagatgatatttcTGATGTAGACTACGATgaaagtgatgatgattttgatcTAAATCCAAGTAGTCGTTCTAGGCATCATAAACCTTCTATTACAAAGCTTAAAAGTACTCGGGTGCCCTTCATTAGACAGAAGCCTAAGTTTTTATCACAAGAAGTGGAATTGAAAGACTATCAGCAAACTGGTATCAACTGGTTGCATTTACTTTATCAAAACAATCTATCTTGTATCCTTGCCGATGAAATGGGGCTTGGTAAAACATGCCAAGTCATCTCTTTCTTGGCTTACTTGAAGCAAATCAATCAGGAAGGTCCTCATCTAGTCGTTGTTCCATCCTCCACATTAGAAAATTGGTTACGTGAGTTCAATAAGTTTTGTCCTCATTTAAAGATAGAACCATACTACGGTTCTCAGCAAGAAAGAGCAGAACTTAGGGATATTTTAGAAGAGAATGAAGGACAATATGATGTTATTGTTACAACTTACAACCTTGCTGCAGGTTCTAAATACGACGTATCATTTTTAAGGAATCGGAATTTCAATGTTGTCGTATATGATGAAGGGCATATGCTAAAAAACTCAATGTCTGAAAGGTTTAACAAGCTAATGAAAATCAATGCACAATTCCGTTTATTACTAACCGGGACACCACTTCAAAACaatttgaaggaattgatGTCACTTTTAGAATTTATTATGCCAAATCTTTTTGTCTCTAAAAAGGACGACTTAGCTACAGTATTCAAGCAAAAGACAAAGACATCCGATGCCGATAAGGGTTACAATCCTCTTCTTGCTGAGCAGGCAATTGAAAGAGCAAAAACTATGATGAAGCCTTTTAtattgagaagaaaaaaggatCAAGTTCTAAAGCACCTACCAAGAAAACATAATCACATAATGTATTGTGAAATGAGAGATGCACAAAATGCTATATACCAACAGGAAATCAAGCAAGTTATGGAAcatagaagaaagattagGGAAGGTGTTAAAATGGATAAGGCTTCTTATAACGTTTCAAAGAATCTCATTATGGCCCTCAGGAAAGCATCAATTCACCCATTACTCTTTAGGCACATTTATAATGATGACAAAATCTCGAAGATGAGTAAAGCAATTATTTCTGAGCCTGAGTATTATGAAAACGGAAACATTGAATACATTAGGGAGGATATGTCTTATATGACAGACTTTGAGTTGCATAAATTGTGTTGCAAATTTCCATCACTTAATAAATTTAAACTACAATCAGAGGAGTGGATGAACTCAGGTAAAGTCGATAAACTCAAATCTGTCTTACATGATATTGTAGACAAAAAGCATGAAAAGGCATTGgttttctctctctttacCCAGGTTTTAGATATTTTGGAGTTCGTATTGTCGACTTTGAATATAAAGTTTCTCCGTTTAGACGGACAAACGCAAGTTAATGACAGGCAATCTCTCATAGATAGGTTCTATCAGGATGATTCGATTCCcgttttccttctttctaCAAAAGCAGGTGGTTTCGGTATTAACCTCGTATGTGCAAATAACGTGATAATTTTTGATCAGAGTTTCAATCCACACGATGATAAACAGGCAGCAGATAGAGCTCACCGTGTAGGACAGACTAAAGAGGTTCATGTTACTACGTTAATTAGTAAAGGCACTGTAGAGGAAAAGATTCTCCACCTAGCTAAAAATAAATTGGCATTAGATTCACACATTAGTCAAGAGGACAAAAAGAGTGAAGATGACTTAGAAAACAAAGTGACTGATCTCCTAGAAGATATTATCTTCgatgaaaataaataa